One Deinococcus grandis DNA window includes the following coding sequences:
- a CDS encoding DNA cytosine methyltransferase, giving the protein MTTTPLTSLEICAGAGGQALGLEAAGFEHACLVEIDPHAVNTLRLNRPEWNVIQADLRDFDATPYAGQIDLLAGGPPCQPFSHGGQQHGQHDDRDLFPEAIRLTRECQPQAVMLENVRGLLDPKFAEYRQYITGGFEALGYRVQWNLLNSSDHGVPQLRPRVILVALRPHLAPAFHWPEPSATPAPTVGQTLEDLMAAGGWAGAQAWAQGANTIAPTIVGGSKKHGGADLGPTRSKRAWAALGVNGHLLANEAPGPDHEGMPHLTVRMAARLQGFPDDWAFAGRKTASYRQVGNAFPPPVAAAVGAQIHRSIRAGQRQEALTAAI; this is encoded by the coding sequence ATGACGACCACACCCCTGACCTCGCTGGAAATCTGCGCCGGGGCCGGTGGACAGGCGCTGGGCCTCGAGGCAGCGGGGTTCGAGCACGCCTGCCTCGTCGAGATCGACCCGCACGCCGTGAACACCCTGCGGCTCAACCGACCCGAGTGGAACGTGATCCAGGCCGATCTCCGGGACTTCGACGCCACACCCTACGCCGGACAGATCGACCTGCTGGCCGGCGGTCCCCCCTGCCAGCCCTTCTCCCACGGCGGCCAGCAGCACGGTCAGCACGACGACCGCGACCTGTTCCCGGAAGCCATCCGCCTGACCCGCGAGTGCCAACCACAGGCGGTCATGCTGGAGAACGTCCGGGGCCTGCTGGACCCCAAGTTCGCCGAGTACCGCCAGTACATCACCGGAGGCTTCGAAGCGCTGGGCTACCGGGTGCAGTGGAACCTGCTCAACTCCAGTGACCACGGCGTGCCTCAACTCAGGCCACGCGTGATCCTCGTGGCCCTGCGGCCCCACCTCGCCCCGGCATTCCACTGGCCGGAACCCTCGGCGACACCGGCACCCACCGTCGGACAGACGCTGGAAGACCTGATGGCGGCCGGCGGGTGGGCCGGTGCTCAGGCCTGGGCGCAGGGTGCCAACACGATTGCCCCCACCATCGTGGGCGGCAGCAAGAAACACGGCGGGGCCGACCTGGGACCGACCCGCTCGAAGCGGGCCTGGGCTGCGCTGGGCGTCAACGGCCACCTGCTGGCCAACGAGGCACCGGGACCCGACCATGAGGGCATGCCGCACCTGACGGTCCGCATGGCCGCCCGCCTGCAGGGCTTCCCGGACGACTGGGCCTTCGCTGGGCGGAAAACCGCGAGTTACCGTCAGGTGGGCAACGCCTTCCCCCCGCCCGTGGCGGCGGCGGTCGGCGCGCAGATTCACCGGTCCATCAGAGCTGGGCAGCGACAGGAAGCCCTGACCGCCGCCATCTGA
- a CDS encoding LptF/LptG family permease: MPSLLIRLVLAEVTRWYAAGVALFLALQLTDALSSTVANLLTYRPPLSTAAGAFLSLAPSFLNRSLVLAVPFAILLALARMQSDNELKAISAGGVPPLRLVWPLALPFLLVAAVTYGNANQFAPQGMARWWNTWYGVYNMTPPPPEQLRYTYAPPGALYYAGKVITPPGSDEAQLQGVMVQRGQTILTASTGTWNTRTRTWTLLAPWETRPGQSPRALTGPVTVPQTDRLRPAIIEVEQTTTPVLRGRAADPGLPGTDRREAAFTVAQRTADPVTPVIFALAAGALGLLLRNRAAAFGAVLVFLVGFYALWTTMPGLARAGAVQPDLAAWTPNLAFLILAAALAWRLR; the protein is encoded by the coding sequence GTGCCGTCACTCCTGATCCGCCTCGTTCTGGCCGAGGTCACGCGCTGGTACGCGGCGGGCGTCGCGCTGTTCCTCGCGCTGCAACTCACGGACGCCCTGAGCAGCACCGTCGCCAACCTCCTCACGTACAGACCCCCCCTGAGCACCGCCGCCGGAGCCTTCCTGAGCCTCGCGCCCAGCTTCCTGAACCGCAGCCTCGTCCTGGCCGTGCCCTTCGCGATCCTGCTCGCGCTGGCGCGCATGCAGAGCGACAACGAACTCAAGGCCATCAGCGCCGGCGGCGTGCCGCCCCTGCGACTCGTGTGGCCCCTCGCGCTGCCGTTCCTGCTCGTCGCGGCCGTCACGTACGGGAACGCCAACCAGTTCGCGCCGCAGGGCATGGCCCGCTGGTGGAACACCTGGTACGGCGTGTACAACATGACCCCCCCACCCCCCGAACAGCTGCGCTACACCTACGCCCCGCCCGGCGCGCTGTACTACGCCGGGAAGGTCATCACGCCGCCCGGCAGCGACGAGGCGCAGCTGCAGGGCGTCATGGTGCAGCGCGGTCAGACCATCCTGACCGCCAGCACCGGCACCTGGAACACCCGCACGCGCACCTGGACACTCCTGGCGCCCTGGGAAACCCGCCCCGGCCAGTCCCCCCGCGCCCTGACCGGACCGGTCACCGTGCCGCAGACCGACCGCCTGCGCCCCGCCATTATCGAGGTGGAACAGACCACCACCCCGGTCCTGCGGGGGCGCGCCGCCGACCCCGGCCTGCCCGGCACGGACCGCCGCGAGGCCGCGTTCACCGTCGCGCAGCGCACCGCCGACCCCGTCACGCCCGTCATCTTCGCGCTGGCCGCCGGGGCGCTGGGCCTGCTGCTGCGCAACCGCGCCGCCGCGTTCGGCGCCGTGCTGGTCTTCCTGGTGGGCTTCTACGCCCTGTGGACGACCATGCCCGGCCTGGCGCGCGCCGGGGCGGTGCAGCCCGACCTGGCCGCCTGGACGCCGAACCTCGCGTTCCTGATCCTCGCCGCCGCGCTCGCCTGGAGGCTCCGGTGA
- a CDS encoding LptF/LptG family permease: protein MKTFERYVLAEIAPLLFGALAAVIALLVVASLERYLAPLLAKGAPPLLVARLLALNVPEAAARALPIALMFAVLLGLSRLAADSEIKSALAAGIPATRLYRPVLILGGVVTALAFALGEGLVPRAQTQIGEVQRQIVLANPRVLGLDGQNVVLRDALGRAISIGQILPGGELRDLRIVTMQDGLPPREVITAREGRLVPGSTTLTLKGGQRVTYQDARPVTILSFETGTLPLQDTGTDLGSAAQARPVNDPLPALWARLSTYRAQGIQAPAEFTALHQKFAAPLAALALAFFGVSLAVFSFRSGRNVGFVWALMLTFAYYATYSVFNVMGEKGALPGAVAAYAPDLVAVLAGSLLLWLSARR, encoded by the coding sequence CTGAAGACCTTCGAACGTTACGTCCTCGCGGAGATCGCGCCGCTGCTGTTCGGCGCACTGGCCGCCGTGATCGCCCTGCTGGTCGTCGCCAGCCTGGAACGCTACCTCGCGCCGCTGCTCGCCAAGGGCGCCCCACCCCTCCTGGTCGCGCGGCTGCTCGCCCTGAACGTCCCCGAGGCCGCCGCCCGCGCCCTGCCCATCGCCCTGATGTTCGCCGTACTGCTGGGGCTCTCGCGGCTGGCCGCCGACAGCGAGATCAAGAGCGCCCTGGCCGCCGGGATTCCCGCCACGCGCCTCTACCGCCCGGTGCTGATCCTCGGTGGGGTCGTCACCGCGCTGGCCTTCGCGCTCGGCGAGGGCCTCGTGCCCCGCGCGCAGACGCAGATCGGGGAAGTGCAGCGGCAGATCGTCCTCGCCAACCCCCGCGTCCTGGGTCTGGACGGGCAGAACGTCGTCCTGCGCGACGCGCTGGGCCGCGCCATCAGCATCGGGCAGATCCTCCCCGGCGGGGAACTGCGCGACCTGCGCATCGTCACCATGCAAGACGGCCTGCCCCCCCGCGAAGTCATCACCGCCCGCGAAGGCCGCCTCGTGCCCGGCAGCACCACCCTCACCCTGAAAGGTGGGCAGCGCGTCACGTACCAGGACGCCCGCCCCGTCACCATCCTCAGCTTCGAGACCGGCACCCTGCCCCTCCAGGACACCGGCACCGACCTCGGCAGCGCCGCACAGGCCCGGCCCGTCAACGACCCCCTGCCCGCCTTGTGGGCGCGCCTGAGCACCTACCGCGCCCAGGGCATCCAGGCGCCCGCCGAGTTCACCGCGCTGCACCAGAAATTCGCCGCGCCCCTCGCCGCGCTGGCCCTCGCGTTCTTCGGCGTCAGCCTCGCCGTGTTCAGCTTCCGCAGTGGCCGCAACGTCGGCTTCGTCTGGGCCCTCATGCTGACCTTCGCGTACTACGCCACGTACAGCGTCTTCAACGTCATGGGCGAGAAGGGTGCGCTGCCCGGCGCCGTCGCCGCGTACGCCCCCGACCTCGTCGCCGTCCTCGCGGGCAGCCTGCTGCTCTGGCTCAGCGCCCGCCGGTAA
- the ddrC gene encoding DNA damage response protein DdrC — MKNVPLTLGFGTVRLPVSADGLLHAAAALTQLGVPEDAYSATLAAHDLTPDTADFGAGPEDALSVPAFTALCFALDTTQARRWRKRAQDLLTGALQGDVRLAASIAERNPDPEARRWLAARLDSTHARRELMSTVARHGGAGNVYGQLGSISNRSVLGTDSATIRRERGVKHTRDGLSSTELLRLAYLDAATARAIQDRGAHGNAAILRVHEHLARHERQGWDGAQPPQAG; from the coding sequence GTGAAGAACGTACCCCTGACCCTCGGTTTCGGCACCGTCCGGCTGCCTGTCAGCGCGGACGGCCTCCTCCACGCGGCGGCGGCCCTGACGCAGCTGGGCGTCCCCGAAGACGCGTACAGCGCCACCCTCGCCGCGCACGACCTGACCCCCGACACCGCCGACTTCGGCGCCGGTCCGGAAGACGCCCTGAGCGTCCCCGCCTTCACCGCGCTGTGCTTCGCGCTGGACACCACCCAGGCCCGCCGCTGGCGGAAGCGCGCCCAGGACCTCCTGACCGGCGCCCTCCAGGGTGACGTGCGCCTCGCCGCCAGCATCGCCGAACGCAACCCGGACCCCGAAGCGCGCCGCTGGCTGGCCGCGCGCCTGGACAGCACCCACGCCCGCCGGGAACTCATGAGCACCGTCGCCCGGCACGGCGGCGCCGGGAACGTGTACGGGCAGCTGGGCAGTATCAGCAACCGCAGCGTCCTGGGCACCGACAGCGCCACCATCCGCCGGGAACGCGGCGTGAAACACACCCGCGACGGACTGAGCAGCACCGAACTGCTGCGCCTCGCGTACCTCGACGCCGCCACCGCCCGCGCCATCCAGGACCGCGGCGCGCACGGCAACGCCGCCATCCTGCGGGTGCACGAGCACCTCGCCCGGCACGAGCGGCAGGGCTGGGACGGCGCGCAGCCTCCCCAGGCCGGATAA
- a CDS encoding NaeI family type II restriction endonuclease, whose amino-acid sequence MPFTVSDVEVEHVAHSLIQAAGGEANLESFFGALIRQAIDEVVDGPRTGRIQYSSLTPEEKKYVGTKLEIILRNELEYPRGRLLDLDVQGIEADIKWSQGSAWMIPRDYDDTTRHSRPPVCLLIGTHMEDSLEFNVGVARANLITGGRNRDGKGSLRASHVDQVVGSTATWLVRRGQLAPTFLATLPGAAVDRIMAARKGQARVNQLFTETVGRPVPRSAVETMAQQKDPLRRTRQDASRSTASALPFLVLSGVWKAHQEAARQLTGHTLKKDELMAVSHEALAKLPAELLSRVRKEP is encoded by the coding sequence GTGCCCTTCACCGTATCGGACGTCGAGGTTGAACATGTTGCGCACTCATTGATTCAGGCGGCTGGCGGAGAGGCCAATCTGGAGTCCTTCTTCGGTGCGTTGATCCGGCAGGCGATTGACGAGGTCGTCGACGGACCCCGCACGGGCCGCATCCAGTACTCCAGCCTCACGCCCGAAGAGAAGAAGTACGTGGGGACCAAGTTGGAGATCATTCTCCGCAACGAACTCGAGTACCCCAGAGGTCGGCTGCTCGACCTCGACGTGCAGGGCATCGAGGCGGACATCAAGTGGAGCCAGGGCAGCGCCTGGATGATCCCCAGGGATTACGACGACACTACCCGGCACAGCCGCCCCCCGGTCTGCCTGCTGATCGGCACGCACATGGAAGACAGCCTGGAATTCAACGTGGGAGTGGCCCGCGCAAACCTGATCACGGGCGGGAGAAACCGCGACGGGAAGGGAAGCCTGCGGGCCAGCCATGTGGATCAGGTGGTCGGCTCGACCGCCACCTGGCTCGTCCGCCGGGGTCAGCTGGCCCCGACCTTCCTGGCCACCCTACCCGGAGCGGCGGTGGACCGCATCATGGCTGCACGCAAAGGCCAGGCGCGTGTCAATCAGCTGTTCACGGAGACGGTGGGACGCCCGGTGCCGCGCAGCGCCGTGGAGACGATGGCGCAGCAGAAAGACCCGCTGCGGCGCACGCGGCAGGACGCCTCACGGTCCACCGCGAGTGCCCTGCCGTTCCTGGTCCTGTCGGGCGTCTGGAAGGCCCATCAGGAGGCCGCCCGGCAGCTCACCGGGCACACCCTGAAGAAAGACGAGCTGATGGCCGTCTCGCACGAGGCGCTGGCGAAACTTCCCGCTGAACTCCTGAGCCGCGTCCGGAAGGAGCCGTAG
- a CDS encoding acetate kinase, whose protein sequence is MWTLVLNCGSSSVKFALLDVQGGQVRLSGLAERLGSAGASARLDVDGVRRAVDLGGGSYAEAFAVIAGALDELSVRAGVGAVGHRVVHGGERFSAPALITPEVLAEIRACVPLAPLHNPANIAGIEAAQAAFPEAAHVAVFDTAFHQSMPEVAFRYAVPGDWYRQHGVRRYGFHGTSHAFVAARAADLLGRPLAELNLVTAHLGNGCSVCAVQGGRSVDTSMGLTPLEGLVMGTRSGDVDPGLHDYIARQAGLSLSEVTAALNRESGLLGLSALSNDMRELEEAAGRGHAGARLALDVFVHRLAKQMAGMAAAMGRVDGLVFTGGIGENSAWVRGAVLARLAVLGARVDEAANAAAVRGQSGVISAPGTLAALVVNTNEELMIAQQTQELLAEEVNA, encoded by the coding sequence ATGTGGACTCTGGTGCTGAATTGCGGGTCGAGCAGCGTGAAGTTCGCGTTGCTGGACGTGCAGGGTGGGCAGGTGCGGCTGTCGGGGCTGGCGGAGCGGCTGGGGTCGGCGGGCGCGTCGGCGCGGCTGGACGTGGACGGCGTGCGGCGCGCGGTGGATCTGGGGGGCGGCAGTTACGCGGAGGCGTTCGCGGTGATCGCGGGTGCGCTGGATGAGCTGAGCGTGCGCGCGGGCGTGGGTGCGGTGGGGCACCGGGTGGTGCACGGCGGGGAGCGGTTCAGTGCTCCGGCGCTGATCACGCCGGAGGTGCTGGCAGAGATCCGGGCGTGCGTGCCGCTGGCGCCGCTGCACAACCCGGCGAACATCGCGGGGATCGAGGCGGCGCAGGCGGCGTTCCCGGAGGCGGCGCACGTGGCGGTGTTCGACACGGCGTTCCATCAGAGCATGCCGGAGGTCGCGTTCCGGTACGCGGTGCCGGGCGACTGGTATCGGCAGCATGGGGTGCGGCGGTACGGGTTTCACGGGACGAGTCACGCGTTCGTGGCGGCCCGCGCGGCTGATCTGCTGGGGCGACCGCTGGCGGAGTTGAATCTGGTGACGGCGCACCTGGGGAACGGGTGCAGCGTGTGCGCGGTGCAGGGTGGCCGCAGCGTGGATACCAGCATGGGCCTGACGCCGCTGGAGGGCCTGGTCATGGGGACCCGCAGCGGGGACGTGGATCCGGGCCTGCATGATTACATCGCGCGGCAGGCGGGTCTGAGCCTGTCGGAGGTGACGGCCGCGCTGAACCGTGAGAGCGGCCTGCTGGGCCTCTCAGCCCTGAGCAACGACATGCGTGAGCTGGAGGAAGCCGCGGGACGTGGGCACGCGGGGGCGCGGCTGGCACTGGACGTGTTCGTGCACCGCCTCGCCAAGCAGATGGCGGGGATGGCGGCGGCGATGGGCCGGGTGGACGGGCTGGTGTTCACGGGCGGCATCGGCGAGAACAGCGCCTGGGTGCGCGGCGCGGTGCTCGCGCGGCTGGCGGTGCTGGGCGCCCGGGTGGACGAGGCGGCGAACGCGGCGGCGGTGCGCGGGCAGTCCGGCGTGATCAGCGCGCCGGGGACGTTGGCGGCGCTGGTCGTGAACACGAACGAGGAACTGATGATCGCGCAGCAGACCCAGGAATTGCTGGCGGAAGAGGTGAACGCATGA
- the pta gene encoding phosphate acetyltransferase — translation MKTLFVAPTRNGVGLSSTALGLTRALERQGLKVAFLKPIAQTHELSTDDSVHFARALAHLSVPDPIALALAEEQLSHGGEEDLMESVVALAQEVTQGGADVLIAEGLALNERNTYAGALNASLARNLQADTVLVSSLAGVTPGELADELEIAAQAYRRSDGSGLSGYVLNFAPPGLDYGTLMAELRSRSRVLASGELPLLGVVSQSAGLNAPRTLDIARHLRADVVNEGEAAVRRVTSTVVTARTVPRMAHLFVPGALVVTPGDREDVIMAAALSHLSGVPLAGLMFTSGSGPEESIERLCRAALGSTLPVLRVNTNSFETASRLSRLDARVPHDDPQRMDRMLDFIADRLDTVPLGTRLRAPLDGERRLPPSAFRYELIQKARAAAKRIVLPEGDEPRTVKAAIRCVEKGIARPVLLAKPERVRQVAEGQGLTLPDGLEILDPDTIRALYVAPMVELRKSKGLTAPQAEAQLEDTVVLGTMMLALGEVDGLVSGAIHTTANTVRPALQLIKTAPGSKLVSSVFFMLMPEQVLVYGDAAINPNPNAEELADIAIQSADSARAFGITPRVAMLSYSTGESGSGEDVEKVKAATALVRQRRPDLLVDGPMQYDAASVLSVGQQKAPGSPVAGRATVFIFPDLNTGNTTYKAVQRAAGVVAVGPMLQGLRKPVNDLSRGALVDDIVYTIALTAIQATQVAGADS, via the coding sequence ATGAAAACCCTGTTTGTCGCCCCGACCCGCAACGGCGTGGGCCTGAGCAGCACGGCGCTGGGCCTCACGCGGGCGCTGGAACGGCAGGGCCTGAAGGTCGCGTTCCTGAAACCCATCGCGCAGACGCACGAGCTGAGCACCGACGACAGCGTGCATTTCGCGCGGGCGCTGGCGCACCTGAGCGTGCCCGACCCGATCGCGCTGGCGCTGGCCGAGGAGCAGCTCAGCCACGGGGGCGAGGAGGACCTGATGGAGAGCGTCGTGGCCCTCGCGCAGGAGGTCACGCAGGGCGGCGCGGACGTCCTGATCGCCGAGGGTCTGGCGCTGAACGAACGGAACACGTACGCCGGGGCGCTGAACGCCAGCCTCGCGCGGAACCTCCAGGCGGACACGGTGCTGGTGTCGAGTCTGGCGGGCGTCACGCCGGGCGAACTGGCCGACGAGCTGGAGATCGCCGCGCAGGCGTACCGGCGCAGCGACGGCTCGGGCCTCAGCGGGTACGTGCTGAACTTCGCCCCGCCCGGACTGGACTACGGCACGCTGATGGCCGAGTTGCGCTCGCGCAGCCGCGTGCTCGCCAGCGGGGAACTGCCGCTGCTGGGCGTCGTGTCGCAGTCGGCGGGATTGAACGCGCCGCGCACGCTGGATATCGCGCGGCACCTGCGCGCCGACGTGGTGAACGAGGGCGAGGCCGCCGTGCGCCGCGTGACGAGCACCGTCGTGACGGCCCGCACGGTGCCGCGCATGGCGCACCTGTTCGTGCCGGGCGCGCTGGTCGTCACGCCCGGCGACCGTGAGGACGTCATCATGGCCGCCGCGCTGTCGCACCTCAGCGGCGTGCCGCTGGCTGGGCTGATGTTCACGTCCGGCAGCGGCCCCGAGGAGAGCATCGAGCGGCTGTGCCGCGCCGCGCTGGGGAGCACCCTGCCGGTCCTGCGGGTGAACACGAACTCGTTCGAGACCGCCTCGCGCCTCTCGCGGCTGGACGCGCGCGTGCCGCACGACGACCCGCAGCGGATGGACCGCATGCTGGACTTCATCGCTGACCGGCTGGACACCGTGCCGCTCGGCACGCGCCTGCGCGCCCCGCTGGACGGCGAGCGCCGCCTGCCGCCCAGCGCGTTCCGCTACGAGCTGATCCAGAAGGCCCGCGCGGCCGCCAAACGCATCGTGCTGCCCGAGGGGGACGAGCCGCGCACCGTGAAGGCCGCGATCCGCTGCGTCGAGAAGGGCATCGCCCGCCCCGTGCTGCTCGCCAAGCCCGAGCGGGTGCGGCAGGTGGCCGAGGGACAGGGCCTCACGCTGCCCGATGGGCTGGAGATCCTCGACCCGGACACCATCCGCGCGCTGTACGTCGCCCCGATGGTCGAGTTGCGCAAGAGCAAGGGCCTGACCGCCCCACAGGCCGAGGCGCAACTGGAGGACACCGTCGTGCTGGGCACCATGATGCTCGCGCTGGGCGAGGTGGACGGCCTCGTGTCCGGCGCCATCCACACCACCGCGAACACCGTGCGGCCCGCGCTGCAGCTCATCAAGACCGCACCCGGCTCGAAACTCGTCAGCAGCGTGTTCTTCATGCTGATGCCCGAACAGGTGCTCGTGTACGGCGACGCCGCCATCAACCCCAACCCGAACGCCGAGGAACTCGCCGACATCGCCATCCAGAGCGCCGACAGCGCCCGCGCGTTCGGCATCACCCCCCGCGTCGCCATGCTGTCCTACTCCACCGGGGAATCCGGCAGCGGCGAGGACGTCGAGAAGGTCAAGGCCGCCACCGCCCTCGTCCGCCAGCGCCGCCCGGACCTGCTGGTCGACGGCCCCATGCAGTACGACGCCGCCAGCGTCCTGTCGGTCGGGCAGCAGAAAGCCCCCGGCAGTCCCGTCGCGGGCCGCGCCACCGTGTTCATCTTCCCCGACCTGAACACCGGCAACACCACCTACAAGGCCGTGCAGCGCGCCGCCGGCGTCGTCGCCGTGGGGCCCATGCTCCAGGGCCTGCGCAAACCCGTGAACGACCTGTCACGCGGCGCGCTCGTGGACGACATCGTGTACACCATCGCCCTGACCGCCATCCAGGCCACGCAGGTGGCCGGAGCGGACAGTTGA